A single region of the Musa acuminata AAA Group cultivar baxijiao chromosome BXJ1-11, Cavendish_Baxijiao_AAA, whole genome shotgun sequence genome encodes:
- the LOC103972416 gene encoding peroxidase 3 — protein sequence MMKLSFLLLLAVAIALGSCARGQAEGLKKGFYKKSCPQAEETVRSIIWNHVSSNSELPAKLLRLFFHDCFVRGCDASILIESTSDNTAEKDAGPNLSLAGFDVIEEVKTSLETACPGTVSCADIVALAARDSVSFQFNKLLWKVKTGRRDGTISRRSEALSDLPSPASNFSVLAGQFANKGLHVKDLVVLSGAHTIGVGHCNLFSQRLYNFTGQNAENDTDPSLDPTYAALLKTKCRSVADNTTTVEMDPGSSTDFDNHYYANLQERKGLFVSDAALLTDQRSAKLVGKLLHPGDFFDDFKNSITRMGAIGVLTGTDGEIRNKCSVVNS from the exons ATGATGAAGCTGAGCTTTCTTCTCCTGTTGGCCGTAGCGATAGCTCTTGGAAGTTGTGCGAGAGGCCAAGCTGAAGGCTTGAAGAAGGGCTTCTACAAGAAGAGTTGCCCTCAGGCTGAGGAAACCGTTCGGAGCATCATATGGAATCACGTCTCGAGCAACTCGGAGCTGCCTGCAAAGTTGCTGAGGCTGTTCTTCCATGACTGCTTCGTCAGG GGTTGTGATGCCTCCATCTTGATCGAGTCGACCTCCGACAATACTGCCGAAAAGGACGCAGGCCCGAACCTATCGCTAGCAGGCTTCGATGTCATCGAAGAGGTGAAGACGTCATTGGAGACGGCATGCCCGGGGACGGTCTCGTGCGCAGATATAGTTGCATTGGCGGCGAGGGACTCTGTCTCCTTCCAA TTCAACAAGCTTCTGTGGAAGGTGAAGACCGGGAGGAGGGACGGCACAATCTCCCGGCGATCGGAGGCCCTCTCCGACCTCCCTTCGCCGGCCTCAAACTTCTCGGTGCTGGCCGGGCAATTCGCGAACAAAGGCCTCCACGTCAAGGATCTCGTCGTCTTGTCAG GTGCACACACCATCGGGGTCGGGCACTGCAACCTGTTCAGCCAGAGGCTGTACAACTTCACCGGGCAGAACGCGGAGAACGACACCGACCCGTCGCTGGACCCGACCTACGCGGCGTTGTTGAAGACCAAGTGCAGGAGCGTGGCGGACAACACCACGACGGTGGAGATGGACCCGGGGAGCAGCACCGACTTCGACAACCACTACTACGCCAACCTGCAGGAGAGGAAGGGGCTGTTCGTGTCCGACGCCGCACTCCTCACGGACCAGCGGTCGGCCAAGCTGGTGGGCAAGCTGCTGCACCCGGGAGACTTCTTCGACGACTTCAAGAACTCGATAACCAGGATGGGAGCCATCGGCGTGCTCACCGGCACCGACGGGGAGATCAGGAACAAGTGTAGCGTCGTCAACTCCTGA